The Fusarium poae strain DAOMC 252244 chromosome 2, whole genome shotgun sequence nucleotide sequence cccgagccacgacgccctcaagaccgccctgctgaaagcctgccacgaacaccctatagcaggacacccaggtcgtgcccgcacttatgacctgctttcccgggattactactggcccggaatgttggcctacatcgaacaatgggttaagaactgccatacgtgtcgaagagccaacccagcccgagaagcgaagcaaggtgtgctgaaacccttgcctatccccgaacgagcctggcaacatgtgtcaatggattttatcacacatctgccgcccagcgaaggaaatgacgccatcctgattatagcctgccgcctgaccaagatgagacatatcatcgcatgcaaaggaacctgcgatgccgaagacgcagcccattactacctgaaggaagtgtggaagctacatgggctcccacagactatagtatcggaccggggaccccagttcgtagcggagttctggcagaagctcaccaaacaactgtcgatcagctcgctactatccaccgcttaccaccctgagaccgacggacagactgaacgcctgaacgctgtgttggaacagtacctgcgagcctacgtgtcatacctacaggacgactggaaccgatggctcccctggccgagttcgcagcgaactccctgaaatccgaaaccaccggcgtatctccgttctttgcaaactatggattccacccgcgaatgggctttgaacccacgattacagtcagaggaaccccagccactagagacgcagaacagttcgcaaagacgatgaacgacatcctagagcacctgagatcagaaagcattgccgcacaagcccgttacgaagcccaagcgaaccgacacagacgacctgcccgacgataccaagtagggggactccagtgtggctagacgccaggaatatcaagacccttaggccacagaagaaactagactggaagaacatcggcccgttgaagatcggcaaggtcatctccccgtacgcctatcgactggaactgcccgccagcatgaagatacaccccgtgtttcacacgagcctgctaaagccagctgccaccaatccgctgcccggtcagaacgtagacccgccaccgccagtagaagccgaaggagtggaagagtgggaggttgaagacattgtggattcccgatgggacagacgaggccgaggaggccgccccaggctgaagtatactgtgaaatgggccggatatgcagacccaacagaagtccctgctgcttacgtggagaatgctgcagagatcgtggcgaacttccacaggagataccctgacaagcccggaccacagtagcccgtctcggcagagctcgatgctaaagaggggggcactgtcacagctcgaagtcagaccaacctaccctagagccacaagtggatcagatcacgtggcgatagcgttatcgccgtaaccttagttagaccgccagtcagatcctgaacgtagctccttgagctacgtcttgttaatagagcctgacctgcctgcagtgcctatccgtagcaatagaacctattacgcccgaagcgttccctgtccacccgtaccgccggactcagcccgtgacataataagattaatatattataaaaaaaagctattaaattatatatatttataaagcttaataactttattaaaattaaattaatagcctttatatataatttatattttatttatatatataattttattaaaataaaaaaaaagctaaaaaggctaaaaaagttaaaaaaaaagctaataaaaaaattaaaaaataatctattaaaaataaaaaaaatatttataaaaaaaattaattaaatttttaaataaaaattatataaggcttaatttaaataattaaaaaagtaaatagtaattattaataagattttctagttataattagctattaaaaaaagttaaataataaagcttaaagctaaaggctatcttaatataaataatctaattaattaacctttaaattCTACTCCTATCGTAAGAGATTCGTGATATTATTAACTGGGGGTAGTTAGCCTAATACCAAATCAGCCCATCCAATGCAGGCAGACAGCGAGGCTGTCAATAAGTAGCTTTGTCTGATCTTTTACAAGAAGACGACGCGGAACAGACTCGGCCCGCTCCGCCTCTCAGCATACTACCGTCATGCATAACGTTGACGAGCTCCAAATTACAAACTGTGCTTACTTGACATTGTCCTCCTAACAGCTTACTAATGGAATGTTCCTTCATATCTACTGTTCAACATTGCATTTAAGCCTATGTCGTCGTGAAATTTATGGCATTTGTACCAATTATacaaatatataaagtaacgCCGGAAGCAATAGTTTCGACGTAATCAACCGCAAATTGAAGAACTATAAACGTCACCGATATGTCCAATACATACATCCCACATGCCGGCCAAGCGAGAGACGGCTGGTCCACGGAGGACCGGGCCACGGCCACTTGCTATTGTGGAAAGGTACAGCTCTCCTTTGTAAGTGGAACATACCAGCTGAAATGGGCATGCTTGTGGGTGAACTGAGCTGACGCAACTGTTATCACAAAATAGCCGGTCAATAAAGGCAACGGACTTGTCAACACATTTGTCTGCAATTGCGTCGACTGTCGCAAGATTACAGCGTCCATGTTCGCCAGCAACTTTGTCGTTGAGAACTCACATCTCGAGCACGTACGTGGGAAGGATTTACTCCAAACATACAGTCAGAACGAGACTATAGGGTCGGGGAAGGCCATGACCAACTACTTCTGTAGTAATTGCGGCACCCTCATGTACCGTGTTGGGGAGCGTTTTCCTGACGTCAGCATCTTACGCATCGGTACTGTTGATGACTTTTCCCTGCACGAAACGAAACTCCGACCGGTGGAAGAACACTTTACCAAAGACCGTGTCTCCTGGTTCACGGGTGTCACGGATGTGGAGAAATCGTTTCCTGGTCAGGGTTGAGCAAGAATCTCGCTTGTGAGCTTGTTATAGAATGTTTTACAATGCAAATAAGCGATGATGGGAAACTGGTGAAGGTTGTAAGAAGTATCATATTATATAGCGCGTTACCAGGTCCAAATTAATGACATGATATCAAGCCTCCTCATGTTGCTGAGATGGTGTCGACTGTTACCTTACTGTTCTTTGAACGTAATACCCATTCTTACCATCACCCTTAGGTTTGATTACCAGGCGGACTTCCGATTGACAACTGAAGGGCGTGACTCGCAATTACCCCACCTCATCAAAGATATAAACTATGATCCCTGAAGCTAAACATTATTCGTGGCGAGAGATGACGGGATTTGTAGGTCCAACGGATATAAGACGGCAAAAGTGGTAGATCCCAACCTCATCACACCGCTGTTGACTTTTATTTGGCTAAAAATGACAGATTTAGGAGCCCCATGTTAGATACCATACTTGAATGAGATACATGTAGGATTCCAATCCTAACCGTAGGAACACTTGGCAGTACTACATTCTCTAAGCGAGAAGGACGATGTTCGGCTCGTTAACCTATCAGAAATAACAGACTGCTTATTATTCGATAATGATCTCCCCACTGCTGTTGACTGTTAACCCTTCGGAGTCTAGGGCATCTTCGAAAACTGATACACCAAGCAGCAGGAGTAATATCCGAACCAGCCTAATATCCGGACCAACTACTATCCTAGCCACTCGACTTGCGCTGGGTATCTTTGCAGAAGGATTGATACCGTGCCCATGCATGATGCAACTCTCCAACATGGGCTTCGAAATTTGAAGAGCCAAACTACACATCGTTGGCCTATATGCTTGAAGATCTTCATTAAACGGAATCGTTCCGCTTCGTTGTGATTCCAGTTGCTACCGTTGAGCACCGGGTCGTCGCTTGTGGTGTTCTGTCTAAACAGGGACGTGTCACAATCCCCGCGGGGAAATAGTTGTGGCCTGATTCAACCTGGAGACATCATACAAGGGATAGGAATCTTGACTTGGTGTGTTGTGGTGAAAACTGTGTGCCTTGCGAGTGTGTAAGTTCCAGCGCTGGATGGGACATCttaatagtttatttataTGTAAATTTGTAGATGTAACACATGATATCTTGGACAGGCAAGACTGCCTTGTATGTGTCTGTTGTCGTGGTTTTCTGGAGGGTCAATGAGACGGTTTCTCGGATGAATATACCCAGTTAACCACTTCTCGAACCAGTTCCATCCAGCCGGCGGAATGTTCTGTGGAGTCTTGGATTGTCGAAGACCTTGGAATTTGTCATACGTTTGTCATTTCGTTGCAGTAGCTTTGGACAGCAAGACACCTGCAACTCCAGATCCTCTGACGATCCTTGATACAACAGGCATCTCATCCATTTACTTACCCTCGGAATTATGTATGCCCCGACAAAAGTACGAAGTGGGAACTCATGAAGGTGTAGaagttttaactataaaaggCCCTTCTTGTCCAGCACTTTTCTCATCACCAActcaaacaacaacaagcacTATCATCTCCAACACTTTATCACCGAAATCATGCAGTTCAAAAGCACCCTCTTCGCCATCGGCCTCCTCGTCAGTGCCTGCACAGCTACTGCCATCCCCGAAGCTCAGCACAAGGGTCgtaagttaatataactttcGTCACAACAGTAAACCGTATACTAACTCCAATAGCTGCGCCTGACCTGTCCAAGCGTGCTTGTAACGAAGATGGATACTCCAAGTGTACTCGAGCGTGCCCTGGCTCTGGTGGTGCCGCTCTTGGATGCTGGGCTGGTGAGTGACAAACTTTACTCCTCGGTATCAGACATTAATAACTGAATAGGATGCTGCGCTGCCTGGAAGTGCTGCTAAGTCGTTGTCTTGAACTCACACCATTAAGTGACATGAACGGGGGGAGATCTGTGGGGGCTACTGAACTGCAATATATCAAGCTTGGGCCAACAGTCGTTACCGTTTGCAGAGTCGCTCTCAGATATTAAATACAATTACAAACGTTTGCTCtcatttattttattttctagTTTAGTGAGACGATGAAAGGTCAGCTTTTAGATAGAAACAAGCACTATGAACTGCCTCGTTTGTCCTAAATTCTGATTTCTCAGAGACCGAAGACCGTCCGCCTATCCACCCAGCGTTCAATATTGGTTAGTAAAACTTAGGACTATACTCATATCTGTGCTTCAGATCTATGAATCACCACAAGCGGATAGAGCGTTAATCTCACAGGGTGGAATAGCGCTTAAGCTTAGTACTTGATATCGTTGCGGCTAATGACTCTTGGCTCTCCATCTTGAAACATAAGGCTGTGCGTACAAGCTCTCTATTGGCATTTCGGAGCTTATTGTCAGCCTAGGCGCTTAATCTTCAACATGATTTGGGAACTAGTGTCTACTACTGCATGTAAGATAAGGCTCGGCCCCCAATATTCACGGAATAAAATTATCAGGATCGAGGCAACTCATCATGCTCAATCAGCTGTCGTTTTTTCAAAGCTTTTGCCACCTAGAGCAATGTAAATACTGCCCTTTTGTAGCTGATTGTAAGAGAAGGATAGACTTTCCGGGCACATATAAAGTCAACTCGACTGCTTATGTTTCACCACGGCTCTTCCAACCACTTGCCATCACTACCAACCTGATTGACCAAGAGTATCCCACTCCTTCTTCTATTATCCTTTCGAGGCTTGATTCCCTCCTAGTCACAATTCAGGATGAGACTGATCAACGCGACAACCATCGCCCTGGTGGCGACAACAACAAGATCTCCGATACCATCGACACCGACTCCAACTCCAGTTACAATGACCGGCATCGGTCCCTGGTCGCGTGAAGCTTTAGAAATGCTCAAGTACTGTGATCGGTCTCTCAGTACCACCGAAGGAGCCGTTGCAGCGTGGTTTGAAACAGGAGCAGCAGCGCAATTGGACAAATGGGTCTTAGGTAATTACTCAAGATGAACGTGCTTCTATCCATCCATCAATAGCTAACAAATACCTTGTCTATTTAGAAAACGGCTCTGTCAATTGGTTGTCAGAACTCGTGAGAAAGGTAAACAGAGGCGCGGGAACTGCTCGCGTTGATGGGTGCCCTTATCGTGAAAATGATAACTGCAACCCAGACTTTGGGAAGAATTGCTTCGATTACTTTGAGGAATCTGCAAGTGATTCTTCTGAAGTTGATATGCGCAAACGCGCGGCTTGGTGGATCTTCCAAGGTGTTATCAAGGTCAAATCGAAATTCAGTGCCTTGTACACTCTTCTCATCGAAGAGGGTGTCACAAAGAGCTTGACTGTCAACGATATAGTCAAAGATCTTGGTGCCACCCCAGACACAGGTGAGGATGTGGGGAAATGGCTCAGTCTTGCCTTTGGTATAGCCAGCAGCGTAGGTCACCAGTTCATCTACAGCGCGCCCATCTCGTCTTTGACTTCTGCTGACTCTGACTCTTATAGCTCGCTGGTCCCGCCAGTGCTCCTCTGAGTATTGGCTTCGGAATACTCGGTGACGCACTTGGTGCGGTTGAATACGACAAAGTCGATGTGAAAGACACCGTGGAAGCTACAATGGAAGCCTGGCTTAAAGCATCGTTCCTCAAAATTGAAGATCAGCTTAAACTGGCTTTTGGCGCTGTAAAGAGCAAAGATCAGTATAGTAAGCTGGATAAGATCATTCGCTTTCCGAGCATTATCGGCAATATCGGCTTCAAGGGCCCCGTTACTGAGATCGGCAGATTCTTCGCTCAGGCTCCATGGCTTCTCGATTACAGCGCGACAAGGGATGAGACAATCGAACATTTCAAAACGACCATGCACACCAAACTAGCTCACGAAGCTATCAGGGCTGCTGGATGGAAACTCACCGTCTCCCTTCATAGGACAGACAACAAAAAGAGATGCAGCCATACAGCAGGTGACCAGTGGATTGAGGTCGACGGGAAACACTATTGTGCTTACTTGACGGGCAAGTCGAGAGGTGATAAGCCTTCAGAGAAGTACTACAACGAAATGATGCCCAAACACGGTCTTGGTTTACGCGCGCCTTATTATGAGAACATCTTGGAGTGTGGTTTAAAGAGAGGTAACATCTCGGATGCTGACGTTGGGAAACTGGTTGGTGGAAAACCTTCGTGCTGGTTTCAAATGGACTTGGCGTATACTGGGGTTTGTGATTGGAAATTGAAAGGCGATGTTGTAGAATGTATCAAGAGCGTCAAGTATGATGATTAGTGTATACGACACAAATCCAGACGGTTATTGTTTTACCCACTTTCTATAGCCAAACACGTCGATTCACTTGTGAACCAGAATTGTACAAAGCCATTTAGTGGCTGGCATTTCCAGTCTTCGTCGGCTCGTTGGTCTTGTGAATGATGCTGGAACTTCACTCGTACTGCATGGAGCAGCGTATTCCAGCGCGACGGATACGACTCAGTTTTGTACTGAAATACGTGTGGATGTTCGACTCTTGTGACCAAATCTAGATGCCAGCGACATTGTCCAACCGTTCGACAGCCACCATTTTGGTACTGAAACATTATACCTTTACAAAATCCGGTTTCCCGGTCTTTGAAGGTCAAGGTCGATGAGATACAGTCCAGAGATGCCCAAGAGAAGTATGCCTCGGCACCGAGAGGATTAGGGCTGGATCTTACCAATGGAAATGGGCTGGGAAGTTCAGGCTGGCAGGTAGGCTTGCAATATGCACCAAAGAATGTGACTGGGGATCCCTCTCGGGGCTCGCCGTAGACTATGGTCATAGGGGCAGACCTGCCCAGACACATATCCTTGAATTCACCTACAATGTGTTCTCCAATGATGATATCACCGACGTGTCTTGTCCTCATAAGGATGTTCGTACCCGCCCGACGTCCTTGACGAACACCAAGAACAAGTATCCTATCGTTCTTGGAGATAGGCAGATAGATCCAAATAATACCTCGTTGGCGTCTTCTGCTGAAACCTTCGTAGGTAGCTATAGCGGTTGATTCTTCCGAGTTGTGAACGTGGATGCCAAAGAGCTGGCccgaggagaagaaaaaggttaTACCGCTTATTCTGTCCGCTTCAACGGCATGAAAACACTGCGAGGACGAAAAGCTTGAGCCATAAGCTTTACAGGAGGACAGATCTGGCGGTGTAGGCGTGTTCCACATTGGGAGTGCAGGTCGTGTGTATGGCAGTTTGAGACGCAGCAGACCATCCTTGGAGaagaattatataagtaCGCGTTTTTCATCTATTAAAGATGCCATCTTCCTTACCTTGATTTGCGCTTCGATTCCTGTCATAAGCCATGTGTGCTGGACGATTGATCTATACttttgttgggtgatttttcgaggcgtaagtcccgaagtatacatataaaatcaactcataaaaaaacacagtttttgaacctagatgctAATATAGGTCCggtctaaaggtatatattatgaCTCATAAAGTTAGAGATTGATCTATAAGAATTATTGCATTCTCCTGAATAGACGGGTGTACTAGAGAGACGCTCCAGTCTACTAATTCCGTCAGAGTCGATCGTCAGTCTTATGATTGGGGGTGGTGTCCGCGACGTGACACATTCTAACTTGCCACTACGTTTCCACGAGAGAACTTGACTTAATTGAACAGTAAGGAGTGGTTCTGGAGCTGTTCTTCTCACGCAAGAAGCCATTCGAATCGCCGAAATACACCTCCAAAATAAGGAATGCCTGGAGTGGCTTCGGATCACCTCGAGCAGCTCACGCGGCAAGCGGCACATTTCGGGCAGACCGCACATCTCGGACATTCTCTTCAGCATGTCTGATCCTACTTGCTGGCCAGAAAGATAAAGAGGTTGCGCCCCTCGCCAAGGTGTTCTCCACGCAGAGCGCACCCAGAGCCGGCGCAAGGCATCCGTATCTTGAATAGGGCACTCCTTGATAAAGATCGAATAACAGTCGAAGTGAATTGGAACAAACTCTGGTGAGAGAGCGCACTTCTTGCAGTTCGGGTAGCGGCATAAGCGAAAGCCATCAACCTCGGTCATGAGGTAGCCGGGCTGTGGGAAAGGGAAAGGTCGGGTGCGGCCACTGAAAGACGCCGAATCATGGTTGCCATAGACTACATCGTGATGTTAATAAACTATGACTTGACCAAGGAAGTGCATAAGGAGAGGAATCAGTTGGAGATGAAATCATACTTGCTATCACCCTTTCATGTCTGAATATCATATCTGTACAGATTCCACACTGGGAATAGAGTCCAAGGTGTCTGCCATCATGTTCGGCCATCGTTCTAGTCGTGTTAAGGGTAGAGGTAAATCGTTGGACTGTCGATCTGTTTGTGTTTATTGTGTTAATTAATTCGGTCACACATTCTCCCGAGCCTAGAGAGCAGAGACGGTCTTGACCAATCAGAGCGGGTTTCTGTACAACTCAAAGGACTCGCCGAATGTTGGTCTGAAAGTCGTCCTCCCTCACTGTGCACTGAACCCGGTCGAGAAGGGAAATGGGAGACATCTAGATTCGTGTCCTCCTAGAGTTAAATCATATTAGTTATCATAGAAGAAATTCATAATCGGTCGTTCAACTTGCATCCCACTCGGCTTCATCCCACATCAACCGAGTGGGATGGAGATTTCGAAACCGTGTAACACAAGGGCGCATTTTAACAtcaactatttatataaacgTGAGATACCATATTTATTCCATCTCATTATCTCTATCGAAATCGTTCCATATACTGAATTGATCTTTCCCACTACTAAGAACCTACTATCACGCAACCGAAAATGATACACAACACTACGGCCACCATGCTAGACGATACTCTATCCTCCCTCATCGACGATATTACACAGAATAGTTCAAACTCTCTTGCGCCGGACAATAACCTACAGCACTGCAAAGACCATCTCGACCATCTCGAAACGGCATCCAAGCTGGCCCTTCTTAGAGAATGTTTATGTGTACGGCCACCAGTACCACTTCTCCCAGAGAATATCTTTCAAAATATTGAATCAATTCTCATGCGCGTGAGAGAACATAAGCTACTCACCCCACTATTTTCACTTTCTGCTTCACGAACCATCACACATGACACGTTGAGACATACAAACATTCATCTCTGGAGAGGCGACATAACAACTCTAACTGGTATCACCGCCATCACAAACGCAGCCAACAGCCAAGGCCTTGGATGTTTCCAGCCAACCCATCGATGTATTGATAACATTATCCACTCCGAAGCAGGGCCACGTCTCAGAGAAGAATGCTTTTGGATGATGAAAGAAAGATCGAAAGACCTCGAGCCCGGTGAGGTACTTGTCACTGGAGGTCATGCGCTGCAGGCCTCTTCGGTCATACATACAGTTGGGCCACAGCTCAAACGCGGTGCTTCGCCTACAGATATGGAGAAGGCTCAGCTTGAGAAGTGCTACGAAGGTATTCTCGACGCTGTGGAGCATTTGTCGCCTGATCAGGATGGCAGAAAGTCAGTTGCGCTTTGCTGTATTTCGACGGGTCTTTTCGCCTTTCCAGCTGATGAAGCTGCCAAGATTGCTGTGTCAACTGTCACGTCGTGGTTGGAAAGTCATTCATCGACAACAATCACAGATGTCATCTTCAATACATTCACAGAATCTGACACCAATATCTATACCGCGCTTCTTGGTTCTTGCTCGACTTCAATCTCGCCTCCCATCAAAAGCCCGGCGGAAGGTTCTCTTCGAGTAGCCCGAGACATGCTCCGCT carries:
- a CDS encoding hypothetical protein (SECRETED:SignalP(1-19)) is translated as MQFKSTLFAIGLLVSACTATAIPEAQHKGPAPDLSKRACNEDGYSKCTRACPGSGGAALGCWAETEDRPPIHPAFNIVTMTGIGPWSREALEMLKYCDRSLSTTEGAVAAWFETGAAAQLDKWVLENGSVNWLSELVRKVNRGAGTARVDGCPYRENDNCNPDFGKNCFDYFEESASDSSEVDMRKRAAWWIFQGVIKVKSKFSALYTLLIEEGVTKSLTVNDIVKDLGATPDTGEDVGKWLSLAFGIASSLAGPASAPLSIGFGILGDALGAVEYDKVDVKDTVEATMEAWLKASFLKIEDQLKLAFGAVKSKDQYSKLDKIIRFPSIIGNIGFKGPVTEIGRFFAQAPWLLDYSATRDETIEHFKTTMHTKLAHEAIRAAGWKLTVSLHRTDNKKRCSHTAGDQWIEVDGKHYCAYLTGKSRGDKPSEKYYNEMMPKHGLGLRAPYYENILECGLKRGNISDADVGKLVGGKPSCWFQMDLAYTGVCDWKLKGDVVECIKSVKYDD